A window from Ovis canadensis isolate MfBH-ARS-UI-01 breed Bighorn chromosome 26, ARS-UI_OviCan_v2, whole genome shotgun sequence encodes these proteins:
- the CFAP96 gene encoding cilia-and flagella-associated protein 96, with translation MPVEGGKTDMERIGLFSEMEYITVGDKYVSQFNRPFNEAASKNRQMLPGGSKEMSNLQAGYFDPHFARIFEGESYVNPNQVRRRYMMEEAKKNLSKAFLPSSGEKKPCGLGSYYGTIGGPVPFFSAQSKPKDKYEPPGKNLYTNPGKKGTGYGYANITIGKQFSHSSDLYDAAKLDNKKENEEHHRLLKGTAFKLNLYPREYFDTNPYMSDKPLPPIKKAEKKETVGNPFKPSSPGKKAGGMKAGTFDPYPSHSADPYVVKLRSPSSKSAKVFHPPSGPKSRPVESIMALNVKRALNTKNYKTASVQSY, from the exons ATGCCTGTGGAAGGAGGGAAGACTGACATGGAGAGGATTGGCCTCTTCAGTGAGATGGAATATATCACTGTGGGGGATAAATATGTGTCACAGTTTAATC GACCTTTTAATGAAGCTGCAAGCAAAAATAGACAGATGCTACCTGGGGGATCCAAAGAAATGTCCAATCTCCAGGCAGGTTATTTTGATCCCCATTTTGCAAGGATTTTTGAAGGTGAAAGCTATGTCAATCCAAATCAAGTGAGGAGACGGTACATGATGGAGGAAGCCAAAAAAAATCTAAGCAaagctttcctccccagcagtggAGAGAAAAAGCC CTGTGGATTAGGAAGTTACTATGGAACCATAGGGGGACCAGTCccgtttttcagtgctcagtctaAACCCAAAGACAAAtatgagccacctggaaagaatTTATACACAAACCCAGGAAAGAAAGGAACTGGATATGG CTATGCAAATATTACCATAGGTAAGCAGTTTTCACACTCTTCTGATCTCTATGATGCAGCAAAACTAGATAACAAG AAAGAGAATGAAGAACATCATCGTTTACTTAAAGGGACAGCTTTCAAATTAAATCTTTACCCAAGGGAATATTTTGATACCAATCCTTACATGTCTGACAAACCTTTACCAccaattaaaaaagcagagaagaaagaaacagtTGGAAACCCTTTTAAGCCCTCTTCTCCTGGTAAAAAG GCTGGTGGAATGAAGGCAGGAACATTTGATCCTTACCCTTCACATTCTGCTGACCCTTACGTGGTTAAATTGAGAAGCCCATCCAGCAAAAGTGCTAAGGTTTTCCATCCACCAAGTGGACCAAAAAGCAGACCAGTTGAAAGTATAATGGCTTTGAATGTCAAAAG gGCACTAAATACGAAGAACTACAAGACTGCTTCAGTACAGTCCTATTAG